The Irregularibacter muris genome has a window encoding:
- the pssE gene encoding PssE/Cps14G family polysaccharide biosynthesis glycosyltransferase, protein MILVTLGTHELPFIRLVKQVEELKINNVVDDEIIVQSGNTPYESKNLNIQPFFSSDEMDRLYDDADIIITHGGTGSIIQGVKKRKRVIATARLKKYNEHNDDHQVEIIDQFVEAGYILDLKEDENIGDKIREAKIFQPKIFISGRDKIIQFINDYIQNI, encoded by the coding sequence TTGATATTAGTTACCTTAGGTACTCATGAATTGCCTTTTATTAGATTAGTTAAACAAGTTGAAGAGTTAAAAATAAATAATGTTGTTGACGATGAAATCATCGTTCAAAGTGGGAATACTCCTTATGAGAGTAAAAATCTAAATATACAACCATTTTTTAGTTCCGATGAAATGGACAGACTCTACGATGATGCAGATATTATTATAACCCATGGTGGGACAGGATCTATCATACAAGGGGTAAAAAAAAGGAAGAGAGTAATTGCTACAGCAAGGCTAAAGAAATATAATGAGCACAACGATGACCATCAGGTAGAAATAATTGATCAATTTGTAGAAGCTGGATATATACTAGATCTGAAAGAAGATGAAAATATCGGAGATAAAATTAGAGAAGCGAAAATTTTTCAGCCAAAAATATTTATAAGTGGTAGAGATAAAATAATACAATTTATTAATGATTATATACAAAATATATGA
- a CDS encoding glycosyltransferase yields the protein MKNRSLFIDKVICYMLLFVTLIDSINGFLLRSSIDLPVSLSQFYKLIIILLVICRLTIDNKTSKLYLWLLSCFIFISGSGNYYFGQSLLDIAQSFLVFFKFFTIALIFYYFRNIMTICGLDKIKEIHRIFKYNYAVILANIVLGLLGLGFNSYKQGIGIKGFFYSGNEFSALFILFTAYFLYYIWNKCKNIYVPFSIFSIILGFMISTKVAIFGSVILATSVPLISGYKLPTFNTKKFARIGVFFLLMLALVVGYLANTELLHRWVYFYKKQGLAGVLLSGRNNFVKEAINYSLNEYNIFQFLFGGGSVQTVEMDLFDTLFNYGIFGFIIIISFWICIIYKSFILAKANKNEYAALIFLINTLLLIVASISGHVIYSGLIGIYIGLFNSLLYYQDNHKKSYSGKEKDKLRILLISNMFPSDKDPTYGVFVKNFKDGLEKEGVEFPHMAVICGKGTNIFQKIIKYLKFYYDIIKYGLSEDYDVIYAHYIIHSAIPLIFVQLFIDKPIILNAHGSDVIPIKTLSKYLQVFTKVIIKQSDLIVVPSEFFKEVVMDKFSVGKEKIYISPSSGIDVELFHEKDIMLPNIDVENKFIIGYVSRIDEGKGWDTYLQALYTLKKKQGIDFGSLVIGDGSQREDFLAKIEELGLQDKVLYLGRKSHEELADYYSMMDIFIFPTRRLESLGLVGVEAMACGTPVIGSNIGGLKGYIKDSDNGYLFEANNPIELYNKILQYYELNAHKKAEMKKNAKDTAQNYRSDIVVNKLYEKIYSFIKIEKN from the coding sequence ATGAAAAATAGATCGTTATTTATAGATAAAGTAATTTGCTATATGTTACTATTCGTTACACTTATTGACTCTATTAATGGATTTTTATTAAGAAGTTCAATTGATTTACCCGTAAGTCTTTCCCAATTTTACAAATTAATAATTATTCTATTAGTCATATGTAGGCTGACTATCGACAATAAAACTAGTAAATTATACTTATGGTTATTAAGTTGCTTTATATTCATTTCAGGAAGTGGAAATTACTATTTTGGCCAATCATTATTGGATATTGCACAAAGTTTTTTAGTTTTTTTTAAATTTTTTACTATTGCTCTAATATTTTATTATTTTAGGAACATAATGACTATTTGTGGCTTGGATAAAATAAAGGAAATTCATAGAATATTTAAATATAATTATGCAGTTATATTAGCAAATATAGTATTAGGACTTTTGGGACTAGGATTTAATTCCTATAAGCAAGGTATTGGCATTAAGGGATTCTTCTACTCAGGGAATGAGTTTTCCGCTTTATTTATACTTTTTACAGCATATTTTTTATATTATATTTGGAACAAATGTAAGAACATATATGTTCCATTTTCAATTTTTTCGATAATATTGGGATTTATGATTTCCACGAAGGTTGCGATATTTGGAAGTGTAATTTTAGCAACGAGTGTTCCTCTGATTTCGGGTTATAAACTTCCTACCTTTAATACAAAGAAGTTTGCTAGGATAGGAGTATTTTTTTTACTTATGTTGGCATTGGTAGTTGGGTATTTAGCGAACACAGAATTACTTCACAGATGGGTGTACTTTTATAAGAAGCAAGGGTTAGCTGGTGTGCTATTATCGGGAAGAAATAATTTTGTAAAAGAGGCTATCAATTATTCATTGAATGAGTATAATATTTTTCAATTTCTATTTGGTGGTGGCTCTGTGCAAACTGTGGAGATGGATTTATTTGATACTCTTTTTAATTATGGCATATTTGGTTTTATAATAATAATTAGTTTCTGGATTTGTATTATATATAAGTCTTTTATACTTGCAAAAGCTAATAAGAATGAGTATGCAGCATTAATATTTTTGATTAATACATTATTGCTAATTGTGGCTAGCATATCAGGGCACGTTATTTATTCGGGATTAATAGGGATATATATTGGCCTGTTTAACAGTTTGCTATATTATCAAGATAATCATAAAAAATCATATAGTGGGAAAGAGAAGGACAAATTAAGGATTCTTTTAATTTCAAATATGTTTCCTTCTGACAAAGATCCTACCTATGGAGTATTTGTAAAGAATTTTAAGGATGGTTTAGAGAAAGAGGGAGTAGAATTTCCTCATATGGCTGTAATTTGTGGAAAAGGAACAAATATCTTTCAAAAAATTATTAAATATCTAAAATTCTATTATGACATCATTAAATATGGACTCAGTGAAGATTATGATGTTATTTATGCACACTATATTATCCATTCCGCAATTCCATTAATTTTTGTCCAATTATTCATAGACAAACCAATTATTCTAAATGCTCACGGTAGTGATGTCATACCAATTAAAACCTTAAGTAAGTATTTACAGGTATTTACAAAGGTTATAATAAAACAAAGTGATTTAATTGTTGTACCATCAGAGTTTTTTAAGGAAGTTGTAATGGATAAATTTTCTGTAGGGAAAGAAAAGATTTATATATCTCCATCTTCAGGAATAGATGTAGAATTGTTTCATGAAAAGGATATTATGCTTCCCAATATAGATGTGGAAAATAAGTTTATAATAGGATATGTATCCAGAATAGATGAAGGGAAGGGATGGGATACCTATCTGCAGGCCCTATATACATTAAAGAAAAAACAGGGCATTGATTTTGGGAGTCTTGTAATAGGAGATGGATCCCAGAGAGAGGATTTCTTAGCAAAAATTGAAGAATTAGGTTTACAGGATAAAGTCCTATATTTAGGCAGAAAAAGCCATGAAGAATTGGCAGATTATTATTCCATGATGGATATCTTCATCTTTCCTACAAGAAGACTAGAAAGTCTTGGCTTGGTAGGGGTGGAAGCTATGGCTTGCGGGACACCGGTTATTGGTTCAAATATTGGCGGATTAAAGGGATACATTAAAGATTCTGATAATGGTTATCTTTTTGAAGCAAATAATCCTATTGAATTATACAATAAAATTCTTCAATATTATGAATTAAATGCTCATAAAAAGGCAGAGATGAAAAAGAATGCCAAGGATACTGCACAGAATTATCGTTCGGATATAGTAGTAAACAAGTTGTATGAAAAAATATACTCATTTATAAAAATAGAGAAGAATTAA
- the pssD gene encoding PssD/Cps14F family polysaccharide biosynthesis glycosyltransferase: MKKKVMFISSCGGHLTQLMQFKELFGKYDYHIVTEKLCYTEDLSEKYPTSYLVYGARNYLFKYIFKFLYNCIKSFFIFLKVRPDIVITTGAHTAVPMCYIAKVFGRKVIFMESFAKIKTPTLSGRIVYPISDVFIVQWESLKSYYPKAVYLGGGIY, from the coding sequence ATGAAAAAGAAGGTAATGTTTATTTCTTCATGCGGAGGACATCTTACCCAACTAATGCAGTTTAAAGAACTTTTTGGCAAATACGATTATCATATAGTAACAGAAAAGCTTTGCTATACGGAAGATTTATCTGAAAAATATCCAACTTCATACCTAGTTTATGGAGCTAGGAATTATTTATTTAAATATATTTTTAAATTTCTATATAACTGTATAAAATCATTTTTTATCTTTCTAAAGGTAAGGCCTGATATTGTGATTACAACTGGTGCCCATACTGCTGTGCCTATGTGTTATATTGCTAAAGTATTTGGAAGAAAAGTAATTTTCATGGAGAGTTTTGCAAAAATTAAAACTCCTACTTTATCAGGTAGAATAGTTTATCCGATTTCAGATGTTTTTATTGTACAATGGGAATCCTTAAAGAGTTATTACCCTAAAGCTGTATATTTAGGTGGTGGAATTTATTGA
- a CDS encoding sugar transferase, producing the protein MGNLGSESLYDYQKNLTSHSGSINNIENKVIQFTTSIEEDNIKNEDIRISINTNRYVSYYFWKGVLDRVLAVLGLIITLPIFLLVAILIKFSSRGPILFKQERIGINSKSFKIYKFRTMLTNAPNVPTNSMKNDKNYVTKIGSILRKLSIDEMPQLINILKGEMSFIGPRPMIKDHQYLIKMRQLKGIDILKPGISGLAQINGRDEITDREKFKYDQQYLEDFNIKTDIKVLIKTVSKVLRKEDISI; encoded by the coding sequence ATGGGTAATTTAGGCAGTGAAAGTTTATATGATTATCAAAAGAACCTCACTTCACACTCTGGGTCCATTAACAATATAGAAAATAAGGTTATACAATTTACCACATCTATTGAAGAAGATAATATTAAAAATGAGGATATTCGTATATCTATCAATACTAATAGATACGTCTCATATTATTTTTGGAAGGGGGTTCTAGATCGAGTACTTGCGGTTCTGGGGCTAATAATTACGCTGCCAATTTTTCTATTAGTTGCTATTTTAATAAAATTCAGCTCTAGAGGCCCTATCTTATTCAAGCAGGAAAGAATAGGTATTAACAGTAAATCATTTAAAATATATAAATTCCGTACTATGCTTACAAATGCACCAAATGTTCCAACCAATAGTATGAAGAATGATAAGAATTATGTAACAAAAATAGGATCGATATTAAGGAAATTAAGTATCGATGAAATGCCTCAATTAATCAATATCCTTAAAGGGGAAATGAGTTTTATAGGCCCTAGACCAATGATTAAAGATCATCAATATCTAATAAAAATGAGGCAGTTAAAAGGAATTGATATTCTAAAACCAGGAATAAGTGGACTAGCTCAGATAAATGGTAGGGATGAAATCACCGATAGGGAAAAATTTAAATATGATCAACAGTATTTGGAAGATTTTAATATTAAAACAGATATAAAAGTATTAATAAAGACAGTTAGCAAGGTGCTACGTAAGGAAGATATTTCTATATAG